CATTTCCACAGGAGGTTCCATGCTGGTCTGAATCCATCAGGTCTTGTGCTGGACTCACCGACACACTGTCGGGCCATGATATTATCTCTGATCATGTTATACGCTGAGCGGACTGAGAAACGCCCATGTTTGTCTGGTTGCCATGCGATAACATCATCCCCCAACCGCTTAGATGCCTTGATTTTCAGTATATTTGCGACGTCTATTGGGAAAAAGTGTTGCCTGAGGATTGGAACATTCCATGTGCCATCCGCGTTCAGAAGTTCGGCCACCCATTTGAGTCTGCAGCGGCGCTTAGGCGTGATCGGTTTGAAAGGTGCACCATTTGGGATCCAGGGGTCGCGCCATATTCTGATGTTTGCTCCATTTCCGACACGCCATATATACCCTTGCTTTACCAGTTCCAAGCCATGTTCAATAGCCAACCAAGTGCTTGACCCATTACCTGTAAAAACTGTATCTGTAATATTGCCAGACGGGTAGTACTTCGCACGGAGAACCTGAGCACAAAGGCTATCCGGAAATTCTATGAGACGCCATGCTTGACGTGCTAACAGAGATTGATTAAACAACCGAAGATCCTTGAAGCCCATACCACCTCTTCCTTTAGGCCGTAGCATGCTGTCCCAACTGACCCAGTGGGTCTTGCGTTTTCCTTTCTCTGCTCCCCACCAATACCGACGGATCATCTGTGTTAAATCATCGCATAGGCCAACTGGGAGTTTGAAGACACTCATAATATACACCGGTAGTGCTTGCGCCACCGCTTTGATTTTTATCTCCTTCCCGGCCATGGATAGATGATTATCACCCCATTCCATTAGGCTCTTTGCTAGCTTCTCCTGTAGGCTCTTTAGTTTCCCTTTGCTCATCCTGCCATCGGGTGTTGGTAGGCCAAGATATTTGGCTTCGAAGGCGGTTTGTGTGACTTGCAAGATACTCCTAATACCCTCCTGAATTCCTTGCCGACATGCCGGGCTGAACAAGATTGAGCACTTTTGTGGATTTATCATTTGTCCCGTACCTTTAGCATACACTTCCAGAACATGCTTCACTCTATGTGCTTGCCCCACTTCTGCTTTAAAGAACAAAAGTGTATCATCGGCAAAAAGCAAGTGTGATATACCTGGTGCTCGCCGGCATACCTTAAGAGGAGTTATTGTGCGTTGTGTTGCTTCACGTTGCATCAGTGCAGAGAGACCATCAGCAATAAACAAGAACAAAAACGGAGACAGTGGATCACCTTGGCGAAGACCTCGAGTTGGGGAAAACGAATCAAGCAGGGTTCCATTGAATTTTACGGAATAGCTCACCGAGGTCACGCAGGACATGATCCAATCTACCCATCGGGGAGCAAAACCCAAGCTTTGCATCGTTCTTCTAAGAAAATCCCAGTCAACTCTGTCATACGCCTTTGATAGATCCAACTTGTACGCACAGAAGGAGTCTTGTTGTTTCTTGCAGTGTTCAATAGTGTGAAAACATTCAAATGCCACCAGTGCATTATCAGTCATCATACGTCCAGGAACGAAGGCACTCTGGTTTAAGGAGACAATATCACCCAACAATGGACGCAGTCTGTTCACCAGGCATTTGGCGACGATCTTGTACAACACCGAGCACAAACTGATGGGCCGGAAGTCCTTCAATGTCTCTGGTTGATCAGACTTGGGGATCAAGACAATAGCGGTTGCGTTTGTTTCGGATGGCATGTGTCCAGTTGTGAAAAATAACCTTACCGCAGCAACCACAGAATCCTTCAAAACATCCCAATTTCTTTGATAAAACCTAGCTGGAAACCCATCTGGTCCTGGAGCCTTCAGTGGTCCTATTTGGAACAGTGCATCTGCGATTTCCGTCTCCGAGAACTCCTTGCATAATGTCTCATTCATCTCATCTGTCACCTTCTTCTCTATGAGACCAACAATCTCATCAGCATTTAGAGATGGGTCACGCGTGAATAATTCCTTAAAAAAGGATGAGGCCATTAGTTCCATAACTGACGGAGTAGACTGCCAAACACCGTCGTCATTTTTCAGTTTTGAGATTTTATTTCTGCGTGCTCGCCAAACCGACCTGTTATGGAAGAACTTGGTGTTACGGTCCCCCTCTTTTAGCCAATCTATGCGTGAACGTTGTAGCCAGAGGAGTTCTTCCTGGTAGAGCAGCTCGTTCATGTTATCAGACAATTTTCTTATTTCATGTTGGTCACCATCAGTTTGCAACAGATGATCCAGTTTCCTACGTGTTTTCTCAAGCTCACACATTACATTACCAAATCTCCTTCGGCTCCAACCTTGTAGATTTTGCATGACCGCATGCAGACCAGCCGTAACAGATGCTAGATTGCCATTAGTCTGGGTGGCTGCCCACATTTTCTCCACTAGCTCAGGTAGCTCTCCAGCACGTTCCCAGAGTATCTCATATTGGCTTGTTCGCCGACGCACCGAGCTGTGCTCTTCCCTTTGCATGTGCACTAAAATTGGCAAGTGATCCGAGCACGGCGATACTAGGTGTACCACGTGAGCATCAGAGAAGATATCTCGCCATCTCTCATCAGCCAAGGCCCTGTCCAATCTTACTTTCACATTAGCTCCACCTCTCCTCTTATTATCAAACGTGAACGGTGCCCCAGAAAAACCAAGGTCATGCAGTTCACAATCTTGCACCACTTCCCGAAAAGCAGCTATCTGATTGGCCGGTCGAGGAGTTGCAGACAAATGCTCACATTGCCATAAGGCCTCATTAAAATCCCCCATGAGCATCCATGGAAGGTTACTGTTCGCACGCAGGTCTGAGATTATGGACCACATCCGATGCCGGTTTTCAGTACGGGGTTCCCCATAAACACAAGTAAGATGCCACTCAGGATTAGACGGGGAGGCACGAACATAAGCATCAATCATTCTATTGTTCTTAACTTTAATCTCAACTGATAACTGATCATTCCAGAACAGAGCTAAACCACCACTCTGACCTTCATTGTCGACACCGCAAAAGCCACGCAGACCTAAGCGATGACACAAACGACGAACTCTTTCAGACTTTTGCCTAGTTTCACACAAAAACACGAACTGTGGGCGGTGAGTTTGAACGAGGCCGGTGAGATCACGAACTGTCGAGGCGCCTCCGATTCCCCGGCAGTTCCAACTCAGGCCTATCATTGCTCCTGACGGGGCGCAACACGCGTCCCCGTCAGGTTGCCGGCAGCCCCGTGGCCGGTCGCTTCCATTTGTGTCTGCTGGTCCCTAATCTCTGCGTCCATCTGCACATTCTCCTCCACCCTTCCCCTCTTCATATCACCTCCAGTAGCCCCTTCTGCAAATATCAACACTGCTTCTTGTGCCTTAGGAGAATCTGACAGTATCCTCATGTTTGCACCGACAACCGCGCGCGCGTCGGGGTTTGCCGCCAGGAGTGCTTCGGTTCCCTCGCCGGACGGCTTCCGGCGGGCAGCATCCGCGAAGGGAGCCCCATGATCGCCCCCACCACCCTTCGAGTACACCTTCGCATTCACTGACAGCTTACCGAAGGTTCGCGCCGACGACGAGATCAGCCGTGCAGTGGAGCGCAGCGGCTTCTGCAGCATCTGGGGAAGGGATCGATCAGGCGGATCACATAATTTCAGGTGCCTCCCCGGACCGCCCCTTGGGCTTGATTTGAATCCATCTACAGGAAGTATCTTGGCGGAGGAGCTGTAGAGCGAATCCATCCCGGACTCGTAGCATGAACCAGGTGGAAATCTAGACTGGGTCGTTCCATAGCAGTAGACTGCGGGATCGCTTCCGCCCTGAGGGCCGAGCGATGTGGGAGCGGACACAGCCGCAACAGGGCCACCATGGCGTGGAGGCGCACATGCGGCAACGGTGCCGACCACCGGCAGGCCCAAgccggacggcggcggcggcggcggcggggccccaTGGTCGCCAGACTCCTGAAACCCTAGCATAACGTGCGCGGTCAAATTTGTCaaaccttaggtgtggcaaccttTGGCAAAGTTGTTACTTTGTTCATTGACATTAGAAGAGCTAGCATCTCGTCCCGTCCTTTCATCACGCAACTCCACACCCCTATGATATGCAGCTTTAACTGAAAATTTGCCTTTTTGGCTCAAAGTGCCAGGAAATTTGGTCCTCCATCTCTGCTCTCACAAGAATGGACAGAGCGTCCTTCACATCCACTTCATAAAACAGGTCACGTAACAGTTCCTCGTCCCAACTCTTAGTTGCCGGGCCGATCAGATTAGACACACGGGTGATCACTGCATTTCTTCACTGCGAAATTGGTCGTCTAGTTGTTCCTCTTGGGATCCACGGATCTTCCTAAATCTTTATGTGTTCACCTGAACCCACATGCCAAATAATTCCCTCTTTCAGCAATGCAATGCGTTTCAAAATGCTGCTCCATGTATAAGAAATCCCATCTTTTTTGGTGGTCTCTAGAATTGAGCAATTCGGGTAATAACGGGTCTTAAGGACTTGGGCACACAATGTATCCGGCGCTCCGGGGGTTTCTGGGCATCGCGCTGGTGAGAAGAGAAGGGTTGAGGCGCCTCTGGGGAAGCAGGGGGTGTCAAGCGCGTCCGTGCGCGTGTTGGGCACACGCCCTCGTTTTTTTAGGGAAGGACACACGCCTTCGTGCCTTCTAGCACGAGGTCGAAGACGCCCTTGCTCCTGGTGGGTTGGGCTGGCTGTTGGGCTGCTAgataactctctctctctctctctctctgtgcgcgcgcgcgcatgtgtgtgtgtgtgttctctctttttttttctgttttctaattttgCAATCTGTATTGAATTTGGTTTTCAAACCAAATCAATCTAGTTGCTTCTAAAAATTATTATGTCAGCTCAATGGATTAAACCAGTGGCACATAAAAATATTCAGAATTATTGGaactataaaattatttgtagtcaTTTATAGCTCCAATTGAAATACTTAGTGGGCTAATTCATATCCCAATTATGTCCTGGaaaaatgtgcaccatttttTTTAGATGTTTTCACCTTGTTccataaatcatgaacatttttaagggcattttgggttcattgaaaagatttGATTTGAACCCGGTTGAATTAATTAtctgctagggtttgatcatccCAATTTCAAATTtaattgaaatttaaacatgatgcatggatgcttcTAAATGCAACTATTTACAAACAAATATTTTAGATATGTGACAATATACCGCCATGATTGTCTCTGCTTCTCACCGCTCTCTTGGGGAATGGATAGGGGAACAAGAGGAAACGATCAGGGCGAGGGGTGGTGGGTATTAGAGACACGTTCATGTGGTTCTTATAGGGAGCAAACAGTTCCCAAAAGGTGACATGGCGACAAACCCTACGTCATGATTCATGCCCGTCATCCGACTGTCTAGAGAGCGTCGCGCGGAAAACAGGCCTAGCGAACGTGAGATAGATAACATTTTGGTAGTTTTATTTCACTTTTCGGCAGTTGCATATGTTTTGGGATATTTGTTTTATTTCATTTCATTCTATAATAATTGGCCCGAGGTTTACCCAACGAGTGGACAAGATCCCTGAGCCCATGACCAAAGGTAGGTTATCACCGAACGCGTTCACttgcctcaaaaaaaaaaaaaacataaGTAGAACCTCCCTCTTCCTCTCAAAAGAAAAGACCCATAAGTAGCCCCTTCACGGTATGCAGGTTCATGTTAGCATGCGTGTTCTTCTTCAAACTGCGCTATGACGATCAACAGATGCTCGTTCTTCTTGTTCAAACTGCACTATGGTGATCTACAGATGCTCGGTCTTCTTGTTCAAACTGCCCTAGGGTGATTTACAGATTCCTCGATCGTGTGGACTGCTGAGTGCACAAGTGTGAGTCTTCTAGTCAGAGCCATTGCCGGACCCGGCGTCCACGTCCACTGGGGCAGCAGCGCGGTAGGCAGCAGATTCCTTCTCGTACCGCTTCTGGTCGGCTTGAGACTGCAGAATGTAAGGTTGCTTGTCTTCGGCTGCTCATGACAGGGAAAGCAAGGAAATCATGAGCACAAGGATTTTCTTTTGTTTGTGAACGCAACTGATATGTTACACGTGCGAGAGGAAAATGCATTAGGGCACATAACGGagaatagtactccctccgtcccaaaattcttgtcttagatttgtctagactAGATATGGATGTACCTAATACTAAAAcatgacttgatacatccgtatttagacaaatttaAGATAAGAATTTTAGGATGGAAGGAGCATATAGGAGTAGTTTAGAATATTACTTGACATCTTTTGCCAAATCTCGCCAAGCTTCTTTGCAATATCGGTTGGAGCCAAATCTGGATTGCTGTCCTTCACACCCTGAGCCAAGGAAACAGCAAATAAGCCTTTGTTTAAGATCTCACACTAGCAGGTATATATGCTCCAGAAAGAATTCAGTTACCCACCAAGGAATAATGCTTAACCAAAAAGGAGAAAGCTATATATACTGCCTCATATAACTGAGAAAATGCAGTTGAAAATTAAACTCTTCGTGTACATGGTTCATTTGTCGTCCCCTCCCCTAGTGCCATAATTTATTATGACAATAAGCTTTAGTTCTTCTATCTCACTGAAGGACAACCTCTTTTCTTCAATACTTCGAAAATTCATGACCAATGATATGCATTTCTTTACTAAATAGTTTTCTGTGCTACCGAATTACTACAAAAAGAATCTCCgatcccgagaatgaagttcagGATTCTTTACGCGAAATAGCTCTAGTTTTATTCAGGTATACTCATTAATTTATGAATTACTcgctccgtcccataatataagagcgttttttacactagtgtggtgtcaaaaacgctcttatattatgggacggaggtaCTAGAGTAGCTAGTTAGCAGCTCTGTTTCGGATAACTGGTCATAGTAACTTACTGCCCGCTCAGCCATTGAGAAATACATGAATGGCATCATTGGTCTTTTGGGGGCGTTAGgatctttcttcttctttggttTCCTTTTCTCTGAACCTTCGCCATCCATGCCCTTAGGCTTCCTTTTCCCTGAACCTTCGCCATCCTTGCCCTTAGGCTTCCTTTTCACAGGTGGCTTTGAACTACGGGCTTCCTTTTTGGATGACTTCTGGAGATTAGGAGAGAAAAATAAACACCAACAGATCATTAGCAGAGTTGACTTCACACTTCAGACTTGCTACAGAAAATAAGAAATCTAACAACCTGTTTTTCGCCACCACTTTCACTTGCATCTGATTCCTCACCACCAGAATCATCAGTAGGAGATCCGCCATCATCCTTATGCAGAACAAAATCTTCATCCTGACATGAAATGGTAAAGAACAAGTATATTCAATGGCTTAGTAATAAGATTCACAAGTCAGCATCACGGAACAAGCCAACAAAAAGGCAATGTACCTCTTCATCACTGTCCTCACTACTCCCCGCCTGATTTTTTATTCTCTCTAGATGTGGATCAGGAGCAACATCATCAGTGTCCTGTAGAACATCTGTGACACCACTTGTACCTTGACCATCTCCAAGGTTCATTACTTTCAAGCCCTTTCCACTTGAAATTTACCAGAAGAAAGTGAAAAACACCCATAAGTCTTATGTATAAATTTAGCAAGAGGGGTGATGAAGCCAACAGAAAGGCACGTACTTGATAAAGTTGAAGAGGTTACGGTATTCACTCCTCTGAATATTTCTGAAGAGATGCTCTTGGTCATTTTTTAGCTTGACCAGGAGGTCAAAATACTGAGATGACATACTGGCGCCACCAGCACCATGCCGTTCAAATTCAACAAACTCAATCTACATTAAATAGTATAGTAGTAAATGGGCATTGTGATTAAAATTCCAATGGTTGGACTATGATACACCGTTTCAGTAATGCATGAACGGATGAAAATTAGTTTATAGTTTATGGAAAAAGTAACACCTCTTCATCTAAAATGAGTGTAGGGGGCTTTGGCAGAAAGAAGAAACCCTTTTCAAGTGGATACAACAGTCCATCTTCAGCTTTGAGTGATGATTTAACTGCATATCCATTTTTGTAATTTCTGAAAGAACCCGGCCTTGTGACTTTAGCACCAGAAAGACCGCGGAGGACTTTGACGAATACCTCATGTACTAGACCCTATGGATAGATTGAACACTCCGTGTAAGTTAATTTGTCATGACAGGTAATTAACAGAACAACATAACTACTGATAAAGGAGAATATGTCATAACTGCTAATAAAGGAGAATATGTTAAGTAAGAACTGCAAATTAGTTTTGAAAATCAAACATCACTCTATAACAGAACCTTCTATTAAAATGTACAGGTTGAATTGAAAGTAATGCAATTATGTGCAAATAACCCTCCCACTGAGACCTAATATTGTGTGACATCCATGCCCACCAAATTTGTCTCTACATCTAACTTGGTAGTTGGTGGAAGCACCATTAGGAAGATATGACCATATGATCTGTCCAAAAACCATGTAGTGTTAATTTTATATATAATTTGTTATTCAAATGACATTCTTTTCGAAACAAAAGAGTTGCCTGCTTGGACTAATTTAAGCCTCAGCTTCAAATCCAATTCAAGGTCGGATTATTGAAGCAGCTCTTTCTATCTCAGCATACATCTAGGTGGAGTTTTTAGTACTAAAACAACATACTTGCCATGAGCAGTTCTCATGCATAGTTTATGATTTCATCTTAGAAGACAGATTAGCGATTCCATTTTAACTGAACAAACAAAAGCAAAAGAGTATATTTTATCAAAGTAACAAAACTTTCACCTGATAAGATTCCACTAGCCTATCCTTGTATttttcatcaagcaactctctgCTTAATTTCATGTTTTTTTGAACTACTGTTTCCGTCTCAAACTGTCAGAGAATAAGAGAAACAGTCAAACAATCAAGTAACCAAAACATAACATAGCATAACATCCAAACATCACAAATAAAATTTGCAGCACATCACCTGAATGACAATGTGAGGATATAGCGTTTGTCCTTTACGGATTGGCGGATCAAGAGTGACAACCACAATTGTATGAGGGTTGTTTGACTGCAAATCACAATCGCACGAGACAACTATTTTCATgtctagcatcaacaatatgaaCAACATCAAATCTGTGCACGCCATAAAATAGAGAACAAACATAACCTTTGGCAAAACAAAGAGGCGAAGAATGCTGCTATATTGGATTTTAAAATCATTAGCTTGTCCTTGAAGGCGCAGAAATGGAAGGTGAAGCTCAACAGCGTATCGTCCTCTGCATTGCCAAAGATCTGTTAGTTTTGGGAGGTAAGCATAGAGAAGATAATCATAAAGAGGTCAGCTTGAGTTTCCAATACGATCAATTATCCATATATCCCACCTTGGTGTAAGAATAGCTATTCCTTCAAAGGTGACAACTGCCTCTCCAGAAGAGCCGGAACCATTATCAGCCCTATCAAGTATTGCCTCCCACAGTATCTACAGAAAGGAAAATCAAAATAAGAAGATTCCAATAGTCAGCATTTCACATTTCAATGTGCTTCATGTTGCATATCGCGTCACCTGAGCCGAAGTACGATTCTCGTTTCCAGGAAATTGAGTATTTGACGTGGGTACATGAAAACTCATATCCATGAGCGAATCTTTCTACAACCACAGGAGATTATAATTCAAAATCAAATTCCAACTTGCGCATGAGGAATAAGTGCTAACTAATACCATAAACAACAAATGATAGAAAGAGTGAGTGGATACGCTACAAACCTCATTAGCACCAGTAGTATCATCAACATGGAACTCCAAGAGAACATCTGTTTTGCCTTGCATCTGGGTCTGTGAGACGTCTGCTAGAGAAACTTCAAATGCTTGCTTCGATTCAACCATAAAGGTAAGCATGCTTCCTATAATAGAAAGTGTGGCTCAAAATATAATTAAAACTGAATATTATTTACAGAAATTAAAGGTCAAGGAGCTTACCAACTATGCCAATCCCTCCCCAGTTGTGACCACCAACAGATAACTGCTTTTCATCTGGTGAGATGCCCAAATTCTTTTGCATGAAATTGATCAGGCTGCTTACATCCTGCGAAAGGAAGTTCATGATGAACATTGCATCAGCAGAATACACTGACCTCAGCACTCATTGTTGCTAGCAAGTTCATACTCATAGAGTTGACTGCCAATATTCTGGGGGGGATCCCGCTTGTCTAAGGCAAACTGGATGGTTAGTCTAATTTTGAGACGCATCTAATGGTAATTCCACCAGAGAACAATAACAACGTGCGAATCCACTATAGAATAGTAGTGAAAAACTGGAAGGCTCCCATTGAGTGAGATACATCTCAATAGAGTATCCAGACACTTTTCATGGTGATAGCATGATTAAGACAGCATCTTGCATAGATTACACAAGTGCTATTGCGTAAACTGTTCCTTCAATATTTCCTGAAGGTTCACATACACATAATGTATCCTTCACACAGAAGATAATCAATTCTGCGAGACAAATTCAGTTACACCATATATGATACAAAGAAACATAGCAACCAGTTTGCAACTTCGTCCTGATTCAAATACGGATCACACGATACAGACTAGGATGTCTCAACCGCAGGTCTGGTAAGAAACATATGGCGAGTTCATACAATAAACATATCAAATAGCAGAATATAGATTACTAATGTTACATATACCTGGTTTGGGAAAACCAACATGTTCATCATGAACATAATTTTCAGCCATACAAACATATACAATGTATGTTACAATAACATGACTGCAATACAGCAAATCAAGAAGGGAAAACCCATGTCTTCATGAGTGTTGATGGTGCTACAAATGTTAGTTCTACTTTTAATCTTGTAGGTTTAGCAAAGTAGTGAGCATCAGGATCAAAATTTTCTGCTAAAACAGTTCCTAATATTGTGCTCAGATAGTCATAGATCATACCGCAAACATTTATCGCGTTTCTAGCAGCCTCTTCACATCAGATCTAGCATGTCATTACTCAATTATTAAAAAAGGGGGAAAGAGTGATACGGCAATTAATAACCTGTTCGCGGAAGCCAATAAATGTGTAGGACAGGCCATCTTTGATTCTGACTCCAAGCTGATATGCCCTGGGGACTTTCATCCATGTCACAGAAGTTAAATCAGCTTTGTCGATCTCAATTGTCTTTCCTCCACCTTGTCTCTTCCATGCGAGCCCTCCAGGGTGCACTTTAAACTGACCAAGATTCTGTACAGGAGCAAGAGTAATAAAACATGACAAGATTCTCAATGTACTGAAACAATAAttaatcaaataatattcataaacACCAGTGGACATCTTCAAAGAGTAAAGGAAGGAAGTCATAACTTGCAGCCTCAAAGTCATTAAGTACTAAAGGTGGTACGACATAACTCTACATGAAGATTATCAAAGACGCATTGATGAGTGATGACTGGCGCAAGCATTGAAAGTCAAGGGTCAGAGAAAGCTTAAGTGTACATAATTCAGATAAGTACGCTGTACATCAGAAGAAACATTTGCAGCCATGGCCAACATCGACTCTGAAAGTCTGAAGCATGAAAAAAGTGAAACACGCTTTCTAATTTGCAGTAAGTACACGACATGCTAAATCATTTGCAGATCAGAAGCTCATGCCTAATTCGACAAATCCCACAACAGGGTCTCAGGTTTGGGAGCAATCCTGCCAACTCCCGGTAGTTCTAAAAGTCCCAATTCGctacagcagcagcagcgccgACAGAGAACTGAAATTTCCCTAAAACCCTCGACAGAGATCGGGCAGGATCAGGAAACCAAACAATTCGGAGGGGAAGACGTCTCCTACCAAGCACTCGCCTAGCAGCGCAACAAAACAGAGCGCAAATGCATCCTCGTACGACGCGAAAACCCTAGAATCCGCACAATGCGCGGCCGCGATCGATCACCGCAGCAGAACGAACAAGCTACAGGGCCATCCGCTCGGCCGCCACCTCCGGCTCCTCGGAACTCTGCCAGCGGCGACGGAATCTCGCGAAACCCTAGGGTATGGAAGCAGGGGCGCGCGGGAGGAagagggaggaggggggagggaggcgcTCACCGTGCCGGTGCGGCCCCCGAGGAGAATGTTGTTGAAGAGGTGGCCGTCCGTCATctccgcccccgccgccgcgcgctACGCCCCTCCGGCTCGACCGCCCCGCCCGCCTCTCCCGCTCCGCTTCTCCTCGGCGAAGCGAACACGGGTGCCTCGCTTGCTTCGATCGGCTCCACGGATGGAGAGAGGTGATTGATCTTAAGCGCGCGGCCGCGGCGCAGTGGCACTCGCTATTGGGAGATCATCGCTTACAATCGGCCTGCGGGCCCTGGATGTCAGTGCAGTTGTGCCGTGCACCCGTCTGCGGAAAATGAGCATAATAAAGACTAAAATTGAGCTTAATCGCTAGATTGATTTTTTTAGGCAATCGAGAGAGTTGGGCGAAAAAAAACATCTGTTAACGGTTTCCATTACTTTTTTTAGATGAAAAACATCTGTTTTATATATAAAACATGGAGACTGCCAAGCGTCAACCGAGCGAGTTGGGGGAAATTTGGTCGGCTCGCCAGCCGTATGATGTGCTGCATCCAAACCATCGAAGTGTGCTTTCTCTGCGTATTACAAGCCATTGAAATGTACCAAAGAATGTGCTCTGGGCCACCCCAATTCAGGTTCCGCGGGAGtggttttctttctttttctttttgtcgGCACCAGCTCTCTAAGCTGGCGCTCACAGCCGCCTGCTCGTGGGCCAGCTCATGTGGCGAGTGCTCGATCCATCcatttgaaaaaaaagttcatcaaacttGAAAAAAAGTTGATCAAATTGTAAAAAAGGTTCATAAAATTTGAAAAGAAGTCAtccatttttttaaaaaaacctctaatttgaaaaaaaaatcatctaatttaaaaaagttcatcagtcttgaaaaaaaaagttcacaaattttaaaGAACGCGTATTAAAGAAAAAAAGAAGCAGAAAAGGtacaagaaaaaagaaaaggaacaaACCAAACTGAAGAACAAAACAAAGTAGATGTTCGTA
The Aegilops tauschii subsp. strangulata cultivar AL8/78 chromosome 3, Aet v6.0, whole genome shotgun sequence genome window above contains:
- the LOC109756974 gene encoding FACT complex subunit SSRP1-A, with the protein product MTDGHLFNNILLGGRTGTNLGQFKVHPGGLAWKRQGGGKTIEIDKADLTSVTWMKVPRAYQLGVRIKDGLSYTFIGFREQDVSSLINFMQKNLGISPDEKQLSVGGHNWGGIGIVGSMLTFMVESKQAFEVSLADVSQTQMQGKTDVLLEFHVDDTTGANEKDSLMDMSFHVPTSNTQFPGNENRTSAQILWEAILDRADNGSGSSGEAVVTFEGIAILTPRGRYAVELHLPFLRLQGQANDFKIQYSSILRLFVLPKSNNPHTIVVVTLDPPIRKGQTLYPHIVIQFETETVVQKNMKLSRELLDEKYKDRLVESYQGLVHEVFVKVLRGLSGAKVTRPGSFRNYKNGYAVKSSLKAEDGLLYPLEKGFFFLPKPPTLILDEEIEFVEFERHGAGGASMSSQYFDLLVKLKNDQEHLFRNIQRSEYRNLFNFINGKGLKVMNLGDGQGTSGVTDVLQDTDDVAPDPHLERIKNQAGSSEDSDEEDEDFVLHKDDGGSPTDDSGGEESDASESGGEKQKSSKKEARSSKPPVKRKPKGKDGEGSGKRKPKGMDGEGSEKRKPKKKKDPNAPKRPMMPFMYFSMAERAGVKDSNPDLAPTDIAKKLGEIWQKMSTEDKQPYILQSQADQKRYEKESAAYRAAAPVDVDAGSGNGSD